In the genome of Pungitius pungitius chromosome 5, fPunPun2.1, whole genome shotgun sequence, the window catGAAATTAGGCACTATGAGATCAAGtcacttttcattcatttctaatTCTGTAGCACTCTCATTTGGTAAATATTTTGAAAGGTCTTAAAGGAAAACTGCAGTCATTTCACAATGATTCTCTTCCTATGTGGGGCATGATTTAACAACAGACAGCTGGACAACATCTGCTGTGACAGAGAAGCTTCACCCAGGAGTACAGTAAcccatttcatttaaatactgCAGTTTATTGAAATTGTGGTACTAAGTCACTGGAGAACAGCCATAGAAGTTAAACGTATTACAGAATAATGCAAAGATACTGCGTTATATAGACTCCACTATTACACAAAGCTAGCAATGCGATGATTCAGTCAGAAGACACTTCATACTGTAAGCGTACTGCCTTTCCCCTTTCTAAAAAACGAAGCTGGCCCATTACCTGGCCTCATCTACCAGAAACTTGTCTCCAGTGCAGGTGACGTTCTCGACGTATCCTCCAGCTTTGCACTGGACGCTGCTCCACGCCGGTTTGCACACAGCCAGGAAGTTGGGCCGCAGGCGGCCGATGGAGTACTTGGCGATGTCCGTCAGAGACTGGCTGGCGGCCGCTCCGAACACGTAGCTGCCCACGGCTTTGTAGACACACGCCACATACTTGGTGCCCAGCGACTGGTTCTTGACGCGGGACATGTAAACAGAAAGGCACTCGCCGCAGACAATCTGccaacggagggggggggggggaagaggacacAATAAGGGACCTCGCCGAACGGACATTTTTCCGCCCTGAGGAGAAGATGACCGCCGCTTACCACGACGAGCGTGAAGGGGATCATGACTCCTCCCAGCAGCTGGTAGGAAATGGTGTCATCCTTGAGCGGGTATCGGATGGACTCGTCGTTGCAGAAGAAACCGCGTTTGAAAGGGTTGTGTTGAGGGGTGAGGATAAAAAATGGAAGTCCAActgtcaaaagaaagaaagaaagaagacagTGAGGAAAGAAGAAATCACAGAACAACGCAAGTGTTACAAAAGTCTTGTTTGCTTAAAGATACTGAGCACACATAAATCCCCTTCGGATTCTTCCTCTCTAACACAAAAACAGGTTTTACTCACCTGAGGTCGAATGCCAGGCATTCTTTTGATCATCAGATTACTTATCAGTCACAAACCTTTGTTCATATAAACCTGCGGCACGGCAGAATTATAGGCCTTTTGAAATTCTAAACTACAGCTGTCTGTAAATGTCATCCGCTTTCTACGCTGCAAGAAGAGGAATACCAACcacaatgcattttctagtccTTTATTCTCTTTCCTGGAGTAGTATGCCATTGGTGTCCGTTTATCGGTTGAATATTTTGCTGTGACCGATGGTTTTAGATCATGTCGAGATCTCTAACTGTACACATTTACTCGCATTTTTACTTGCACgcaattatattataatatatttctgTTGTCTTTTTGCAAGTTCAGCTCATATTCCACCTTATAGTTCTACAGTACGTTCCCAAGAGAGACATGTACTTTACACAACATTTATTGAACAGCACAAATACAACTCAACTCATGGATTACTGTTTTGGCTTACtactaaaataatatataaacacTTGATTACAGGACAAGCTATTTTCTACTTCTAATCTAAAAGTACTTCTTGTTGTTATCCTCACACCACTTTTACTTTCACTTAAATGTAGAACGTGAAAACGCACAAAAAGCAAGGCTTGTAGCAGAACTTCATCTCGATCAAGTCTTTGGACCCTTACTCGCCAGAGCAAAGGAGAGTTTACACACTTAAACCCAGTTTAACAGCGCCACAACAcagtgggaggactggtgcCCAGTCA includes:
- the LOC119224977 gene encoding phospholipid phosphatase 1-like isoform X2, yielding MFEAAGTPLVVLDFVCLILVGLPFFILTPQHNPFKRGFFCNDESIRYPLKDDTISYQLLGGVMIPFTLVVIVCGECLSVYMSRVKNQSLGTKYVACVYKAVGSYVFGAAASQSLTDIAKYSIGRLRPNFLAVCKPAWSSVQCKAGGYVENVTCTGDKFLVDEARLSFFSGHSSFSMYCMLFLVLYIQARLRSEWSRLLRPTIQFFLTATAVYVGLSRVSDYKHHWSDVLTGLLQGGLVAILTVFCVSNFFEQPVDPVVSQEEEASHTSLQENPPNGNHYGSTE